In Salmo salar chromosome ssa15, Ssal_v3.1, whole genome shotgun sequence, one genomic interval encodes:
- the LOC106571396 gene encoding uncharacterized protein C1orf198 homolog — MAAATMAGGDGHRMEQKKLEYFSSINSMARKIMQERENIKERHGPDWEKMTPNEQDSAIDNGMMDPHIRARYAMHKVDREEVICYPKLLIQTGQKIVHFGVEDITWQDEHSAPFSWETKSQLDFSLTTGESVQGISSSTANYKPTNVTQSSQLSKVSNGESLGLGRKEESSSFWKISAERSRLEGEQTDFQSLTPSQIKSLEKGEKPLPSYLRQEPTPKEAEETPPPLTVTSQRSSRPPAPPPPVPIGVPPPAAISVTPMSVTPTPALISVSSTVAGWEHAQSTLPSVSNTVEDVFTPGLVNKSPGLPTNSPAHSGNTAKDREEKAAAQSESQLATSPTFAQFNTSSNVLKTGFDFLDNW; from the exons ATGGCTGCTGCGACTATGGCAGGGGGCGATGGCCATAGGATGGAGCAGAAAAAGTTGGAGTATTTCTCTTCCATTAACTCCATGGCCAGGAAAATAATGCAAGAAAGGGAGAACATCAAGGAGAGACATGGACCCGATTGGGAGAAAATGACACCGAATGAACAAGACAGCGCCATCGACAATGGAATGATGGATCCACATATTCGTGCTCGATATGCTATGCATAAGGTTGACCGAGAAGAAGTCATTTGTTATCCTAAATTGCTCATTCAGACCGGACAGAAAATTGTCCATTTTGGTGTTGAG GACATAACTTGGCAAGATGAGCACTCTGCCCCATTTTCCTGGGAGACCAAG aGCCAGTTGGACTTCAGCCTGACAACAGGTGAATCTGTGCAGGGCATCTCCTCTTCAACAGCTAACTACAAGCCAACTAATGTCACCCAGAGCAGCCAGCTGAGCAAGGTGTCCAATGGCGAGAGCCTCGGCCTGGGCAGGAAAGAGGAGTCCTCCTCCTTCTGGAAGATCAGTGCTGAGAGATCCAGGCTGGAGGGTGAACAGACAGACTTCCAATCCCTAACCCCCAGCCAAATCAAGTCCCTGGAGAAGGGGGAGAAGCCACTGCCCTCCTACCTTCGTCAGGAGCCCACCCCCAAGGAGGCAGAGGAGACCCCACCCCCGCTAACGGTGACCTCGCAGAGATCCTCCAGGCCGCCTGCGCCTCCTCCCCCTGTGCCCATCGGTGTCCCACCCCCAGCAGCCATAAGTGTGACCCCTATGAGTGTGACTCCTACCCCTGCTCTTATCAGTGTGTCATCCACTGTGGCTGGCTGGGAGCACGCTCAGAGCACCCTCCCCTCAGTCAGCAACACAGTGGAGGACGTCTTCACTCCAGGGCTGGTCAATAAATCCCCGGGGCTGCCCACCAATTCCCCTGCCCACTCAGGCAACACTGccaaagacagagaggagaaggcTGCTGCTCAGTCTGAGTCGCAACTGGCCACCAGTCCCACCTTCGCTCAG TTTAATACCAGCAGTAACGTCCTGAAGACCGGATTTGACTTTCTTGACAACTGGTAA
- the LOC106571541 gene encoding C-type lectin domain family 11 member A: protein MGIAAILVIILCMCSLSLTDLDSGTKDGDPFNATPTENPETQGKQAREDLPEEQEPSPVSDFDNTYNYILSRLAAMDQAIHRLNVGHYTLDVKVTQLLDRVSRLDGTLGEVEETMQQISLLTKENRKEIGRLEGCQKGRRVGYKCYLVYRTYETYAGAAQKCLEWGGRMAMPRDRKEQEALADYVKAFFQPGNWPVWLGINDLRSEGLYLFEDNTRVTYFQWRKHFLSSQPDGGKRENCVAMASDDGDWWDNYCDRNMSYLCEFDA from the exons ATGGGAATAGCAGCCATCCTAGTCATCATCTTGTGTATGTGTTCACTCAGCTTGACTGATCTGGACAGCGGCACCAAAGATGGAGATCCTTTCAATGCAACACCAACTGAG AACCCAGAGACTCAGGGGAAACAGGCGAGAGAAGACTTACCGGAGGAGCAAGAGCCCAGTCCTGTCTCAGACTTTGACAACACATACAACTATATTT TGTCCAGGCTGGCAGCAATGGATCAGGCCATCCACAGACTGAATGTGGGCCACTACACCCTGGACGTGAAGGTGACCCAACTGCTGGACAGAGTGTCCCGGCTGGACGGCACCCTCGGGGAGGTAGAGGAGACCATGCAACAGATATCGCTGCTCACAAAAGAGAACCGCAAGGAGATTGGCCGCTTGGAGG GATGTCAGAAGGGCCGACGGGTGGGGTATAAGTGCTATCTGGTCTACCGCACATATGAGACGTATGCAGGGGCAGCCCAGAAGTGCCTGGAGTGGGGTGGAAGGATGGCCATGCCTCGGGACAGGAAGGAGCAGGAGGCCTTGGCAGACTACGTCAAGGCTTTCTTCCAGCCAGGGAACTGGCCTGTGTGGCTGGGCATCAATGACCTGCGCTCTGAGGGACTCTACCTGTTTGAGGACAACACACGCGTCACCTACTTCCAGTGGCGCAAGCACTTCCTCTCCAGCCAGCCGGACGGAGGCAAGCGGGAGAACTGTGTGGCCATGGCTTCAGATGATGGGGACTGGTGGGACAACTATTGTGACAGGAATATGTCTTACCTCTGTGAGTTTGATGCCTAA